From Bosea sp. NBC_00550, the proteins below share one genomic window:
- a CDS encoding TIGR02300 family protein: MAKPELGTKRVCPVTGRKFYDLNKDPIVSPYTGQAYPRTMFEPQAKAPVKPEPEEEDEAETADSAVELVSLDEADAETSEKEAVVTTEDDIEVEDDIGTEDDDTFLEEDEEGDDDVADLIDGDIEGDEDN; encoded by the coding sequence GTGGCGAAACCGGAACTCGGAACGAAGCGCGTTTGCCCGGTCACGGGGCGCAAGTTCTATGATTTGAATAAAGATCCCATTGTCTCGCCCTATACGGGGCAGGCATATCCGCGCACGATGTTCGAGCCGCAGGCCAAGGCGCCGGTCAAGCCGGAGCCTGAGGAGGAGGACGAGGCCGAGACCGCCGACAGCGCGGTCGAGCTCGTCTCGCTCGACGAAGCCGATGCCGAGACGTCCGAGAAGGAGGCCGTCGTCACGACCGAGGACGATATCGAGGTCGAGGACGATATAGGCACGGAGGATGACGACACCTTCCTCGAGGAGGATGAGGAAGGCGACGACGACGTCGCGGACCTGATCGACGGGGACATCGAGGGCGACGAGGACAACTGA
- the cmk gene encoding (d)CMP kinase translates to MSAAAARGRLVIAVDGPAASGKGTLARRLAAHYGLPYLDTGLLYRMVARAMLDAGHDIRDAAAAGEIVNSFDETAFPEDRLRGREIGEAASVVAAMPAVRAGLLARQRRFAARAGGAVLDGRDIGTVICPDARAKLFVTATPEVRAARRHKELIGRGEAVTFDGILADIRRRDARDSGRSDAPLKAAEDAITLDTSALTVEEAVAAAIDVVDGRRAA, encoded by the coding sequence ATGAGCGCGGCGGCGGCGCGCGGCCGGCTCGTCATCGCCGTCGACGGCCCCGCCGCCTCCGGCAAGGGCACGCTGGCGCGGCGCCTCGCGGCCCATTACGGCCTGCCCTATCTCGACACCGGCCTGCTCTACCGGATGGTGGCCCGCGCCATGCTCGATGCCGGCCACGACATACGCGATGCCGCGGCGGCCGGCGAGATCGTCAACAGCTTCGACGAGACGGCCTTTCCCGAGGACCGGCTGCGCGGCCGCGAGATCGGCGAGGCGGCCTCCGTGGTCGCGGCGATGCCGGCCGTGCGCGCGGGATTGCTGGCGCGGCAGCGGCGCTTCGCCGCCCGGGCCGGCGGCGCCGTGCTGGACGGACGCGACATCGGTACGGTGATCTGCCCCGACGCCCGCGCCAAGCTCTTCGTCACCGCGACGCCGGAGGTGCGTGCCGCGCGCCGGCACAAGGAACTCATCGGGCGTGGCGAGGCCGTGACCTTCGACGGCATCCTCGCCGATATCCGCCGGCGCGACGCGCGGGATTCCGGCCGCAGCGACGCGCCGCTCAAGGCGGCGGAAGACGCCATTACGCTCGACACCTCGGCGCTGACGGTCGAGGAGGCCGTTGCCGCCGCCATCGACGTCGTCGACGGCCGCCGGGCCGCCTGA
- a CDS encoding aldo/keto reductase: protein MQRNFGAGGPAVSAIGQGSWYSEQGDRREAIAAFRRGLDLGLGHIDTAEMYGDGRSEALIGEAITGRRDEVFLVSKVLPHNASRQSARAACERSLKHLRTDRLDCYLLHWRGPHPLAETFAAFEALKQEGKILSWGVSNFDEDDLDEALAAAGKGRIACNQVLYHLRERAIEHAVIPWCERNGIAVTAYSPFGHDDFPAPGSAQGKALAEIAAAHGATPRQVALAFLTRRASLFAIPKAGKVGHVEDNAGALHLALSETEIARIDAAFPLGRKPHALPMI from the coding sequence ATGCAACGCAACTTCGGAGCCGGCGGGCCGGCCGTATCCGCGATCGGCCAGGGCAGCTGGTACAGCGAGCAGGGCGACCGGCGCGAGGCCATTGCCGCGTTCCGGCGCGGGCTCGATCTCGGACTTGGCCATATCGACACTGCCGAGATGTATGGCGACGGCCGCTCCGAGGCGCTGATCGGCGAAGCCATCACTGGGCGACGCGACGAGGTCTTCCTCGTCTCGAAGGTACTGCCGCACAACGCCTCGCGGCAGAGCGCTCGCGCCGCCTGCGAGCGCTCGCTGAAGCATCTGAGGACCGACCGGCTCGACTGCTACCTGCTGCACTGGCGCGGGCCACATCCGCTGGCCGAGACCTTCGCCGCCTTCGAGGCGCTGAAGCAGGAGGGCAAGATCCTGTCCTGGGGCGTCAGCAATTTCGACGAGGACGATCTCGACGAGGCGCTGGCGGCTGCCGGCAAAGGCAGGATCGCCTGCAACCAGGTGCTCTACCATCTGCGCGAGCGGGCCATAGAGCATGCGGTGATCCCGTGGTGCGAGCGCAACGGCATCGCCGTCACCGCCTACAGCCCCTTCGGGCACGACGACTTTCCGGCCCCCGGCAGCGCGCAGGGCAAGGCCTTGGCCGAGATCGCCGCGGCGCATGGCGCGACGCCCCGGCAGGTCGCGCTCGCCTTCCTGACGCGGCGTGCGAGCCTCTTCGCGATCCCGAAAGCGGGCAAGGTCGGCCATGTCGAGGATAATGCCGGTGCGCTGCACCTTGCCCTCTCGGAAACTGAGATCGCGCGGATCGACGCCGCCTTCCCGCTCGGCCGCAAGCCCCATGCGTTGCCGATGATTTGA
- a CDS encoding DUF1194 domain-containing protein, with protein MRRWLYGLSCLAAAALWHPALPRAQTAGPPLEEVDVALVLAVDVSYSMDLDELALQRNGYIEAFRSKQLHDAINKGAIGKIAVTYFEWAGTGFQYVVRPWKVIDGPAAAMAFAEELGEAPTRRGRRTSISGAIDLGVQLLEQSNVTAMRRVIDISGDGANNDGRPVTTARDEAGAKGIAINGLPVMLKQAGYFDIDNLDVYYSDCVITGIGAFVIPIREKSQFVEATKTKLLREIAEAPAGATIHKAQSGNIATCLAGERQWRDRMGN; from the coding sequence ATGCGGCGCTGGCTGTACGGTCTCTCATGTCTGGCAGCGGCGGCGCTCTGGCACCCCGCCCTGCCTCGAGCCCAGACGGCGGGACCGCCGCTGGAGGAGGTCGACGTCGCGCTCGTGCTGGCGGTCGACGTCTCCTATTCGATGGATCTCGACGAGCTCGCCCTGCAGCGCAACGGCTATATCGAAGCCTTCCGTTCGAAGCAGCTGCATGACGCCATCAACAAGGGCGCGATCGGCAAGATCGCCGTGACCTATTTCGAATGGGCGGGCACCGGTTTCCAGTACGTCGTTCGGCCGTGGAAGGTGATCGACGGACCGGCAGCGGCGATGGCGTTTGCGGAGGAGCTCGGCGAGGCGCCGACGCGGCGCGGGCGGCGCACCTCGATCTCGGGCGCGATCGATCTGGGCGTGCAATTGCTCGAACAGTCGAACGTGACGGCGATGCGGCGCGTGATCGACATCTCCGGCGACGGCGCCAATAATGACGGGCGCCCGGTCACCACGGCGCGCGACGAGGCCGGGGCCAAGGGCATCGCCATCAACGGCCTGCCGGTGATGCTGAAGCAAGCCGGCTATTTCGACATCGACAACCTCGACGTCTACTACAGCGACTGCGTCATCACCGGCATCGGGGCCTTCGTCATTCCGATCCGCGAGAAGAGCCAGTTCGTCGAGGCGACGAAGACCAAGCTGCTGCGCGAGATCGCCGAGGCGCCGGCGGGCGCGACCATCCACAAGGCGCAATCCGGCAACATCGCCACCTGCCTCGCAGGCGAGCGGCAATGGCGCGACCGGATGGGGAATTGA
- the trpA gene encoding tryptophan synthase subunit alpha — MTETGQTRIQNRFQACAREGRAALVTFVTAGDPDFETGSAILAALPGAGADLIELGVPFTDPMADGIPVQLAGQRALKAGQTLRKTLAMVETFRKAGHDTPIVLMGYYNPIYAYGVEAFLTDARRVGIDGLIVVDLPPEEDEELCLPALKAGVSFIRLATPTTDDKRLPKVLQNTSGFVYYVSVTGVTGGAIADYGAVGSAVARIKRHTDLPVAVGFGVKTAADAATIAKGADGVVVGSALVERVRLSLDSEGKATEKTVSAVTSLVSELAQGIRSAAKAA, encoded by the coding sequence ATGACAGAGACTGGCCAGACCCGCATCCAGAACCGCTTCCAGGCCTGCGCCCGCGAGGGCCGGGCGGCGCTGGTGACCTTCGTCACCGCCGGCGATCCCGATTTCGAGACGGGAAGCGCGATCCTCGCGGCCCTGCCCGGAGCCGGTGCCGACCTGATCGAACTCGGCGTGCCCTTCACCGACCCGATGGCGGACGGCATTCCTGTCCAGCTTGCCGGACAGCGCGCGCTCAAAGCCGGCCAGACGCTGCGCAAGACGCTCGCCATGGTCGAGACCTTCCGCAAGGCCGGCCATGACACGCCGATCGTGCTGATGGGCTATTACAACCCGATCTACGCCTATGGCGTCGAAGCCTTCCTCACCGACGCGCGCCGGGTCGGCATCGACGGCCTGATCGTCGTCGACCTGCCGCCGGAAGAGGACGAGGAGCTCTGCCTGCCGGCGCTGAAGGCCGGCGTCAGCTTCATCCGGCTGGCCACGCCCACGACCGACGACAAGCGCCTGCCCAAGGTGCTGCAGAACACCTCCGGCTTCGTCTACTACGTCTCGGTGACCGGCGTGACCGGCGGTGCCATCGCCGATTACGGCGCGGTCGGCAGCGCGGTCGCTCGGATCAAGCGCCACACCGACCTGCCGGTCGCCGTCGGCTTCGGCGTCAAGACGGCCGCCGACGCGGCCACCATCGCCAAGGGCGCAGACGGCGTCGTCGTCGGCTCTGCGCTGGTCGAGCGCGTCCGGCTTTCGCTCGACAGCGAGGGCAAGGCCACGGAAAAGACGGTTTCGGCTGTCACCTCGCTGGTCAGCGAACTCGCGCAGGGCATCCGCTCTGCGGCCAAGGCGGCCTGA
- the hrpB gene encoding ATP-dependent helicase HrpB codes for MRAFDTALPIDAVLGDLSVALRARPNAVLVAPPGAGKTTRVPLALLDEPWTKDGKLIVLEPRRLAARGAANRMAQTLGERVGDTVGLRVRLGSKIGPKTRIEVVTEGVFARMILDDPALDGVAAVLFDEFHERSLDADFGLALALDAQGGLREDLRILVMSATLDGARVAKLLGDAPVIESEGRAYPIETRYRGRDPLRRIEDQVVDTILLALNEQPGSQLVFLPGQGEIRRVEERLRERLRDPAVEIAPLYGALDQRDQDRAVLPAPAGRRKIVLATAIAETSLTIEGVRVVIDSGLARVPVYEPDIGVTRLETRRASRAAADQRRGRAGRTEPGVCYRLWEEAATGALEAFARPEILSADLSPLLLDCAAWGLSDPTALAFLDPPPAPALKEARALLASIGALDADGRITPDGRALQSLPLPPRLARMVVAAARFGQASAAADLAAVLVERGLGGDAIDLAERLERFSRERGGRAGDMRRLAEGWARTAERNASCSAGEPLSPGLLLAFAYPDRIAKARSPGSGQYLLANGRGAALEASQRLAREPYIVVAEMTGAAQQARIMAAAAISEAEIAALVAHGLAPFAIAEREEANFDRTARALRVRAVRRYGVFALSERPLSVADTPENAEALAKGVAALGIELLPWTKAQNQLRERVAFLRKAEPEEGWPDLSDLGLSQEPEIWLAPHIAGRASLAAIQPGDLDSALATLLPWEMKRRLDAEAPTHFTAPTGSSLAVDYAAEAGPTISVRVQELYGLAIHPALAGGRVPLVLELLSPAHRPIQVTRDLPGFWRGSWLAVKSEMKGRYPRHLWPDDPAAALPTTRAKPRGT; via the coding sequence ATGCGCGCCTTTGACACCGCCTTACCCATCGATGCCGTCCTCGGGGACCTCTCGGTCGCCCTGCGGGCGCGGCCGAACGCCGTGCTGGTCGCTCCGCCCGGCGCCGGCAAGACCACGCGCGTGCCGCTCGCCCTGCTCGACGAGCCCTGGACGAAGGACGGCAAGCTGATCGTGCTGGAACCGCGGCGGCTGGCGGCGCGCGGAGCGGCGAACCGGATGGCGCAGACGCTGGGCGAGCGCGTCGGCGATACCGTCGGCCTGCGTGTCCGGCTCGGCTCGAAGATCGGGCCGAAGACGCGCATCGAGGTCGTCACCGAGGGCGTCTTCGCCCGGATGATCCTCGACGATCCGGCGCTGGACGGCGTCGCGGCCGTGCTGTTCGACGAGTTCCACGAGCGCTCGCTCGATGCCGATTTCGGGCTGGCGCTGGCGCTCGATGCGCAGGGCGGCCTGCGCGAGGATTTGCGCATCCTCGTCATGTCCGCGACGCTCGACGGCGCGCGCGTCGCGAAACTTCTCGGCGATGCCCCGGTGATCGAAAGCGAGGGCCGCGCCTACCCCATCGAGACGCGCTATCGCGGCCGCGACCCGCTGAGGCGCATCGAGGATCAGGTCGTCGATACGATCCTGCTTGCGCTGAACGAGCAGCCTGGCTCGCAGCTCGTCTTCCTGCCGGGGCAGGGCGAGATTCGCCGCGTCGAGGAGCGCCTTCGCGAAAGGCTGCGCGATCCCGCCGTGGAGATCGCTCCGCTTTACGGCGCGCTCGACCAGCGCGATCAGGACCGTGCCGTGCTGCCAGCGCCAGCCGGCCGGCGCAAGATCGTGCTGGCCACGGCCATCGCCGAGACCTCGCTTACGATCGAGGGCGTGCGGGTGGTGATCGATTCCGGCCTCGCTCGCGTGCCCGTCTACGAGCCCGATATCGGCGTCACCCGCCTGGAGACGCGCCGCGCCAGCCGTGCCGCCGCCGATCAGCGCCGTGGCCGTGCGGGCCGCACCGAGCCCGGTGTCTGCTACCGGCTCTGGGAGGAAGCGGCGACCGGCGCGCTCGAAGCCTTCGCCCGGCCCGAGATTCTCTCGGCCGATCTGAGCCCGCTCCTGCTCGATTGCGCCGCCTGGGGCCTCAGTGATCCCACAGCGCTCGCCTTCCTCGATCCGCCGCCCGCGCCTGCCCTCAAGGAAGCCCGCGCCCTGCTGGCCAGCATCGGCGCGCTCGATGCGGATGGCCGCATCACGCCGGATGGGCGGGCCCTGCAGTCACTGCCGCTGCCGCCCCGGCTCGCCCGCATGGTCGTGGCTGCCGCCCGCTTCGGGCAGGCCAGTGCCGCGGCCGATCTTGCCGCCGTGCTGGTGGAGCGCGGGCTCGGCGGGGATGCCATCGATCTCGCCGAGCGGCTGGAGCGGTTCAGTCGCGAGCGTGGCGGCCGGGCCGGCGACATGCGCCGTCTCGCCGAAGGCTGGGCCCGCACGGCGGAGCGGAATGCCTCGTGCTCGGCTGGCGAGCCGCTCTCGCCCGGCCTCCTGCTCGCCTTCGCCTATCCGGACCGCATCGCGAAGGCCCGCTCGCCCGGCTCCGGGCAGTATCTGCTCGCCAATGGCCGTGGCGCGGCGCTGGAAGCCTCGCAGCGGCTGGCGCGCGAGCCCTACATCGTCGTTGCGGAGATGACGGGGGCCGCCCAGCAGGCGCGCATCATGGCCGCGGCCGCGATCTCCGAGGCCGAGATCGCAGCCCTCGTCGCCCATGGCCTCGCACCCTTCGCCATCGCGGAGCGAGAGGAGGCGAATTTCGACAGGACAGCGCGCGCATTGCGCGTTCGGGCGGTGCGCCGCTACGGCGTTTTTGCCTTGTCGGAGCGCCCGCTGTCGGTCGCGGATACGCCCGAGAATGCCGAGGCGTTGGCGAAGGGCGTCGCTGCGCTCGGCATCGAGCTCCTGCCCTGGACGAAGGCGCAGAACCAGCTGCGCGAGCGCGTTGCTTTTCTGCGCAAGGCCGAGCCCGAGGAGGGCTGGCCCGATCTCTCCGACCTGGGGTTGTCACAGGAGCCTGAGATCTGGCTGGCGCCTCATATCGCCGGCCGTGCCTCACTGGCGGCGATCCAGCCCGGCGATCTCGATTCAGCACTCGCGACCCTGCTGCCTTGGGAGATGAAGCGCCGGCTCGACGCGGAGGCGCCGACCCATTTCACCGCTCCGACCGGCTCGTCGCTTGCCGTCGACTATGCCGCCGAGGCGGGGCCGACCATTTCGGTGCGGGTGCAGGAACTCTACGGACTCGCGATTCATCCTGCCTTGGCCGGAGGGCGCGTGCCGCTGGTGCTGGAGCTGCTCTCTCCGGCGCATCGGCCGATCCAGGTCACGCGTGATCTGCCGGGCTTCTGGCGCGGATCCTGGTTGGCGGTGAAATCCGAGATGAAGGGCCGTTATCCCCGCCATCTCTGGCCCGACGACCCCGCGGCTGCGCTGCCGACGACGCGGGCCAAGCCAAGGGGAACGTGA
- a CDS encoding L,D-transpeptidase: MRRVLGILAVLFMSVFGAAKAQAGVDVRVDIAAQRMTVATTDGEIYEWKISSGRKGFRSPNGQYRPTRLEKNWYSRKYGGAMPYAVFFRGGYAIHGTTAVDALGRPASHGCIRLHPANAAKLFALVKKHGAGQTRIALNGAATDNLSRFAKASGGSKARFANTAPTKHKIANSSGTKAQIAKAKPRHQDSTIAQQGRSNGWEAARGQILLRPALPANAYGYQPYYPSGYGYGWR; encoded by the coding sequence ATGCGTCGTGTTCTCGGCATCCTGGCCGTTTTGTTCATGTCCGTCTTCGGCGCCGCCAAGGCGCAAGCCGGCGTCGATGTGAGAGTGGACATCGCCGCACAGCGGATGACGGTCGCCACCACCGACGGCGAAATCTACGAATGGAAGATCTCCTCCGGCCGCAAGGGGTTCCGCTCGCCGAACGGACAGTACCGCCCGACCCGGCTCGAAAAGAACTGGTACTCGCGCAAATATGGCGGCGCGATGCCTTATGCGGTGTTCTTCCGCGGCGGCTACGCGATACATGGCACGACGGCCGTCGACGCGCTCGGACGCCCGGCCTCTCATGGCTGCATCCGCCTGCACCCCGCCAATGCCGCCAAGCTGTTTGCGCTGGTGAAGAAGCATGGCGCCGGCCAGACCCGGATCGCGCTGAACGGGGCCGCGACCGACAATCTCTCGCGCTTCGCCAAGGCGTCCGGCGGCTCGAAGGCCAGGTTTGCCAACACAGCACCGACCAAGCACAAGATCGCGAACAGCAGCGGCACCAAGGCACAGATCGCCAAGGCCAAGCCGCGGCATCAGGACAGCACGATCGCCCAGCAAGGGCGGTCCAATGGCTGGGAAGCGGCGCGCGGCCAGATCCTGCTGCGGCCCGCGCTGCCGGCTAATGCCTATGGCTACCAGCCCTATTACCCGAGCGGCTATGGCTATGGCTGGCGCTGA
- a CDS encoding bifunctional folylpolyglutamate synthase/dihydrofolate synthase has protein sequence MGSSDTLLARFMALHPKLIDLSLGRILTLLERLGDPHKRLPPVIHVAGTNGKGSTIAFMRAILEAAGLRVHVYTSPHLVRFHERIRIGAPGGGRFVDEAVLVEALERCERINAGDAITFFEITAAAAVLLFSEHEADVVLLEVGLGGRFDATNVIAHPACTVVTPVSLDHAEYLGDTVTKIAAEKAGIFKRGAPAVIAPQEPEPTAVLEATAERVGASKILIGAQDFNVHEAGGRLVYEDGDGLLDLPLPRLAGRHQHINAGTAIAALRAAGYGGLPARAFEEGMRNADWPARLQRLARGHLVGIMPERAELWLDGGHNPDGGRVLAQAMADLADRNPAPLVMIAGLLSTKDAAATLGHFKGLAQALYAVPIQNSLAARPAEEVAEAARNAGLAAEVSGSVEQALRTIAGRDWPAPPRILICGSLYLAGEVLSANGTPPT, from the coding sequence ATGGGGTCTTCCGACACGCTGCTTGCGCGCTTCATGGCGCTGCACCCCAAGCTGATCGACCTCTCGCTCGGCCGCATCCTGACCCTGCTGGAGCGGCTCGGCGACCCGCATAAGCGCCTGCCGCCGGTGATCCACGTCGCCGGCACCAACGGCAAGGGCTCGACCATCGCCTTCATGCGGGCGATCCTCGAGGCGGCGGGCCTGCGCGTCCATGTCTACACCTCGCCGCATCTGGTGCGTTTCCACGAGCGCATCCGCATCGGCGCGCCCGGCGGCGGCCGTTTCGTCGACGAGGCGGTGCTGGTCGAAGCGTTGGAGCGCTGCGAGCGCATCAATGCCGGCGATGCCATCACCTTCTTCGAGATCACGGCTGCGGCGGCCGTGCTGCTGTTTTCAGAGCATGAAGCGGATGTCGTGCTGCTCGAAGTCGGGCTCGGCGGCCGCTTCGACGCGACCAATGTCATCGCCCATCCCGCCTGCACCGTGGTGACGCCGGTCTCGCTCGACCATGCCGAGTATCTCGGCGACACCGTGACCAAGATCGCGGCCGAGAAGGCCGGCATCTTCAAGCGGGGCGCGCCGGCGGTGATCGCCCCGCAGGAGCCGGAGCCGACGGCGGTGCTCGAAGCCACGGCCGAGCGCGTCGGCGCCTCGAAAATCTTGATCGGCGCGCAGGATTTCAACGTCCACGAGGCCGGCGGGCGGCTGGTCTACGAGGATGGCGACGGACTGCTCGACCTCCCGCTGCCGCGCCTGGCCGGGCGCCATCAGCACATCAATGCCGGCACCGCGATCGCGGCGCTGCGGGCGGCCGGCTATGGCGGCCTGCCGGCGCGCGCCTTCGAGGAGGGCATGCGCAACGCCGACTGGCCGGCGCGGCTGCAGCGGCTGGCTCGCGGGCACCTCGTCGGGATCATGCCCGAGCGGGCCGAACTCTGGCTCGATGGCGGCCACAACCCGGATGGCGGACGCGTGCTGGCCCAGGCCATGGCCGATCTCGCCGACCGCAACCCTGCGCCTTTGGTGATGATCGCGGGCCTGCTCTCGACCAAGGACGCCGCCGCGACGCTCGGCCATTTCAAGGGGCTGGCGCAGGCGCTCTATGCCGTGCCGATCCAGAACTCGCTGGCCGCACGCCCGGCGGAAGAGGTGGCCGAAGCGGCCCGCAATGCCGGTCTTGCTGCGGAGGTTTCAGGCTCGGTCGAGCAGGCGCTGCGGACGATCGCGGGCCGCGACTGGCCGGCGCCGCCGCGCATCCTGATCTGCGGCTCGCTTTATCTCGCCGGCGAGGTGCTCTCGGCCAACGGCACGCCGCCGACCTGA
- the accD gene encoding acetyl-CoA carboxylase, carboxyltransferase subunit beta: MNWISEVVRPRIKTLFKRESPENLWIKCPDSGQMVFHKDVEANGYVIPGSEHHMRVTAPERLRLTFDDGKWLDVALPEVPVDPLKFRDEKRYVDRLKDARAKTGAQDAFKIGYGRVKGLPMTLAAQDFHFMGGSLGMAAGEAFVKGAETALEKKTPYVVFAASGGARMQEGILSLMQLPRTTVAVRRLRAAGLPYFVVLTNPTTGGVTASYAMLGDIHIAEPGALIGFAGPRVIEQTIREKLPEGFQRSEYLKDHGMVDMVVHRREIPETLARLGRLLTKQPPVKEEVAVAARPVVEAV; the protein is encoded by the coding sequence ATGAACTGGATTTCCGAAGTCGTCCGCCCGCGCATCAAGACGCTGTTCAAGCGCGAGAGCCCCGAGAACCTCTGGATCAAGTGCCCGGATTCCGGGCAGATGGTCTTCCACAAGGATGTCGAGGCCAATGGCTACGTCATCCCCGGCTCCGAGCACCATATGCGCGTCACCGCGCCGGAGCGGCTGCGCCTGACCTTCGACGACGGCAAGTGGCTCGACGTCGCCCTGCCGGAGGTGCCGGTCGATCCGCTCAAGTTCCGCGACGAGAAGCGCTATGTCGACCGGCTGAAGGACGCCCGCGCCAAGACCGGCGCACAGGATGCCTTCAAGATCGGCTACGGCCGGGTCAAGGGCCTGCCGATGACGCTGGCGGCGCAGGACTTCCACTTCATGGGCGGCTCGCTCGGCATGGCCGCCGGCGAGGCCTTCGTCAAGGGCGCCGAGACCGCGCTCGAGAAGAAGACGCCTTATGTCGTCTTCGCGGCGTCGGGCGGCGCGCGCATGCAGGAGGGCATCCTCTCGCTGATGCAGCTGCCGCGCACGACGGTGGCGGTGCGGCGCCTGCGCGCGGCCGGCCTGCCCTATTTCGTCGTGCTGACCAATCCGACGACCGGCGGCGTCACCGCCTCCTACGCCATGCTGGGCGACATCCACATCGCCGAGCCCGGCGCGCTGATCGGCTTCGCCGGCCCGCGCGTGATCGAGCAGACGATCCGCGAGAAGCTGCCGGAAGGCTTCCAGCGCTCCGAATATCTCAAGGACCACGGCATGGTCGACATGGTCGTCCACCGCCGCGAGATCCCCGAGACCTTGGCCCGGCTCGGCCGCCTGCTGACCAAGCAGCCACCTGTGAAGGAAGAAGTCGCGGTGGCCGCACGCCCGGTGGTCGAGGCGGTCTGA
- the aroA gene encoding 3-phosphoshikimate 1-carboxyvinyltransferase, whose product MSHDHEPVPVTASAAGPLKGRARVPGDKSISHRAMIFGLLAIGETRVTGLLEGEDVMRTAAAARALGAIVHHDGPGAWRVQGVGVGGLREPDSILDFGNAGTGSRLMMGVCGSHPITTTFDGDASLRKRPMRRILDPLEQMGTVVVSQQEGGRVPLTLRGPKEAIPIVYRPPVASAQIKSAVLLAALAAPGETTVIEAEATRDHTEKMLAHFGAEITVTPEGAHGRRIVLKGQPELQAAPIVVPADPSSAAFPLVAGLIVPGSDILIESVMTNPLRSGLLTTLLEMGADITIEREANEGGETVADLRVRASSLKGVTVPPERAPAMIDEYPVLAVAASFATGTTRMRGLQELRVKESDRLAAVEAGLKAAGVICAIEGDDLIVEGSGGGPVRGGGPIATHLDHRIAMSFLVMGLATQQPVVVDDGLMIATSFPSFIPLMNQLGGRIG is encoded by the coding sequence GTGTCCCACGACCATGAACCCGTCCCCGTCACCGCCAGCGCCGCCGGCCCGCTCAAGGGCCGCGCCCGCGTGCCCGGCGACAAGTCGATCTCGCATCGGGCGATGATCTTCGGACTGCTGGCGATCGGCGAGACCAGGGTCACCGGCCTGCTCGAGGGCGAGGACGTGATGCGCACCGCTGCGGCGGCGCGGGCGCTCGGCGCGATCGTCCACCATGACGGGCCGGGCGCCTGGCGCGTGCAGGGCGTTGGCGTCGGCGGGCTGCGCGAGCCTGATTCGATTCTGGATTTCGGCAATGCCGGCACGGGCTCGCGTCTGATGATGGGCGTCTGCGGCTCGCATCCGATCACCACGACCTTCGATGGCGATGCCTCCCTGCGCAAGCGGCCGATGCGGCGCATCCTTGATCCGCTCGAGCAGATGGGCACGGTCGTCGTTTCGCAGCAGGAGGGCGGGCGCGTGCCGCTCACCCTGCGCGGCCCGAAGGAGGCCATCCCGATCGTCTATCGCCCGCCGGTCGCCTCGGCGCAGATCAAGTCAGCGGTGCTGCTGGCCGCCCTCGCCGCGCCCGGCGAGACGACGGTGATCGAGGCGGAAGCGACGCGCGACCATACCGAGAAGATGCTGGCTCATTTCGGAGCCGAAATCACCGTGACGCCGGAAGGCGCGCATGGCCGGCGGATCGTGCTGAAGGGCCAGCCCGAATTGCAGGCCGCGCCGATCGTGGTGCCAGCAGACCCCTCCTCGGCAGCCTTCCCGCTGGTGGCGGGACTGATCGTGCCCGGCTCCGACATCCTGATCGAGAGCGTGATGACCAACCCGCTGCGCTCGGGCCTGCTCACGACCTTGCTCGAGATGGGCGCCGACATCACCATCGAGCGCGAGGCCAATGAGGGCGGCGAGACCGTCGCCGATCTGCGCGTGCGGGCTTCGAGCCTCAAGGGCGTGACGGTGCCGCCAGAGCGCGCGCCTGCGATGATCGACGAATATCCGGTGCTGGCCGTCGCGGCCTCGTTCGCCACCGGCACGACGCGGATGCGCGGCTTGCAGGAACTGCGCGTCAAGGAATCCGATCGCCTCGCCGCGGTCGAGGCCGGGCTGAAGGCCGCCGGCGTGATCTGCGCCATCGAGGGCGACGACCTGATCGTCGAGGGCTCGGGCGGCGGGCCGGTTCGCGGCGGCGGGCCAATCGCGACCCATCTCGATCACCGCATCGCGATGAGCTTCCTCGTCATGGGCCTGGCGACGCAGCAGCCGGTCGTGGTCGATGACGGCCTGATGATCGCCACGAGCTTCCCGAGCTTCATCCCGCTGATGAACCAGCTCGGAGGCCGGATCGGATGA